CTAAATTTCCACATCTCTATAAAACACCTCAACTGCCCTTTTACGATGAAAATTTAAAAAATTTAGCTTCAAAAATTTCACCCCACTGCCTTCTTGCTCATTTACGTGGTGTTTCCTATCATGATAGGCAAATTATTTCAAATCAAAATGTCCACCCTTTTGTCTTTCCTCAATCCAATGTGGCTTTAGCTCATAATGGCTCATTAAGCGATTTTTCTCTCATGCGCTATGACTTATTAGAATTTATCAAACAGGATTATTGGCAATATATTACAGGAACTACCGATAGCGAATGGATTTATGCTGTTTTTTTATCCCAGCTTTCAAGTCCCGTAAACAATTGCGAAACAGAAGAAATTACTAAAGCCATCGTGGAAACTTTAAAAATTCTCCAACGCGTACGCGCCAAAAGAAACATTAATACTAATTCTCCAGTCAATCTTTTTATTTCAAACGGTGAATTTATTGCTGCAACCCGTTTCGTATTGGATTATGGCTGGTTTTCAGATGCACAGTCAAAGGCGCACCTGGACTATCATTCGTTGTGGTACACCTATGGTGAAAGCTACGGTTTTTATGACAATGAATATAAGATGAAAGGCAGTAATGTAAAATCCAGTATTATCATTGCTTCTGAGCCCTTGACTGAAGATACCACCACATGGCTTGAAGTTCCTGAATACACGCTGGTTGTTGCTCGTTATGTGGACAACGAAATAAAAATTGTTTCACAGGATATTGATATTTAATAGACTTTAAAACTCCGTGAGGTATCGCCAACTGAGCACCCCCAGCGGAATATAGTTAATCCTATTAAGAGGGCAGGTTATTAGAGGTACAGCACGGGCAATCCGTATTTGCAAAAACATTTTATTCGGTGCTTTTGTTAAGAGGGTAATACGCCAGTGTTTAGTACTGTAACGTCTTTTATTTTTAAATGTTTGCAAACAGGGGAACGGTTCTAACTCTTCCAGGAGATAACGATAAGTTTG
This region of Legionella clemsonensis genomic DNA includes:
- a CDS encoding class II glutamine amidotransferase, with amino-acid sequence MCRILSYLGKPILVEELLYKPDNSFIKQSYHPKYMSHLLNLAGFGIAAWDDTSYNPKFPHLYKTPQLPFYDENLKNLASKISPHCLLAHLRGVSYHDRQIISNQNVHPFVFPQSNVALAHNGSLSDFSLMRYDLLEFIKQDYWQYITGTTDSEWIYAVFLSQLSSPVNNCETEEITKAIVETLKILQRVRAKRNINTNSPVNLFISNGEFIAATRFVLDYGWFSDAQSKAHLDYHSLWYTYGESYGFYDNEYKMKGSNVKSSIIIASEPLTEDTTTWLEVPEYTLVVARYVDNEIKIVSQDIDI